GGGAACACTGACCtcaaaatgcatattttaataaactCTGTGTGTTCTGGACATGTTTCTTCTCTGTGGAGTCTGATCCTGATGTCCCAGTAAGTGGGAACAGGTGAGGTTTATTCCCTTGGCAGCAGGACTGTGACTGCTCGTGAGTGtctcagccccagctgccctggctgaggGAGAACCTTGAGTAGAAAAGCTTCTGGTTAATGCTGTCCCTGTTGGAGTGtgatgcttttatttccttttttctcttccttgccTCCTCCTGCTGGCTGCTTTGTCCCAAGGCAGCAgatgtggcagggctgggtgtccccaagggccactGCCACGACGACGTGCACGGCAAATAAAGTGTTTGGTGCACAGTGATGCTcgagggagcagctcctggagttCCCGTGTTCcttttggaggcagctgcaggcaggaagcAAAAGGAGAGTTGGAAGGGGGGGCACGTTGCTGCCAGTGCTCCTGGTGCGCTGTCACCTGGAGTCTGTGATGTGGGGACAAGAGCAGGGTGacatcctgtgctgctgggtgctcgcccaggagccacagccccagccaagGCTGAGAAATTCTGTTTGTTCCTTTGGACTCCCTGCTGCGTGGGTGCTCAGTGAGATCAGAACAAGTGGAATTTAAAGCTTTGAAGGGGAAAGTAAAAGGTAAACCTTTGATAGCAAAGATAAAAGAGACTCCCGGTGCTTTCAGATCAGCCCTGCACAAGGTGCAGGACTCCGTGTGCCTGCTGGGGATGGATCCAGCCTCAGCCACTGCAAATGGTTACATcctggagggagaggagaaaaactgaCCTCTTCCTTATTGCCTTGGGGATGCAGATTTTTTGCTAACTCGGCATTAGAATGACTTCTTGAGCAAAATAAGAGGGCAGAAATTGATGAAAGGTGCATTTCATGATCACCTTCAAACTCTGCAGCTCTCTTTGATGGGACTCCAGAGCAGCACTTTTGgtcctctgctctgccagcagaagaGGTAAGTGGATGTGAGGGTGTTAAAATACGTCTACTTTTTCCAATTTTCCATCCTAGCTGTAGCTGTGGCACAGCCTCTGAAGCAGGAAATAATCACCATCTTTGCtcttccccagggcaggggctgggaggggagcgggagcagagccctgggagcagtCCAGGTGCattccctgctgtggcaggacCTGAGCCCcgctggggctgctggctgtgcctgtccctgcgTGCACAGTGACCCTTCACCGAGGGCACTCGGCTCACTGCACACACGGCAGCTCTGCACGGCTGTGATCTCCAGCTGGGCATTGTCTGGGGCCCCTCCAGCCCGCGAGGAGGTGACGGGTGCGGGGAGAAGAACACGTGCATAGGGAAACGGAGCATCCCCGAGCAACacatctccctcctcccccttcATCCCCAGACAGAacgctggctgctgccagctcctctgaGCGCGCCTTGCCGCTCAGGGCACCGGGGCCGCTCAGGGCCGGCCGTGCGGGGCGGTGACGGACACGGTGcgcgctgtccccgctgccACCGCCGCGCCTCTGCTTCTGCCCCGCTCCGCGTTTGAAAAGCCGGAGCGCTCCGGAGGCAGCCCGGGaagctcctggggcaggggtgCTCCCCTGCCGGCCCTGCCAGCCCGCCCGAGGCAGCGCTCCAGGCTTCGGGGGACGCCGGGCTCGTAAGTGGACGCTGGTGGCTACTCCGGTGGCACCAGGGAGGTGTGGAaaggaggggcaggcagggcaaggcaggagtggggtgggaaaggaaaggaaaggaagggaaaggaaaaggaaagggaaaggaaagggaaaggacaAGGGAAAGGACAAGGGAAAGgacaagggaaaggaaaggaaaggaaaggaaaggaaaggaaaggaaaggaaaggaaaaggaaaggaaaggaaaggaaaggaaaaggaaaggaaaggaaaggaaaggaaaggaaaggaaaggaaaggaaaggcaaaggaaaggacaaggcaaaggaaaggacaaggcaaaggaaaggacaaggcaAAGGACAGAGAAGCAACCCAAAGCAAGgcaaaggaggaggaggcaaTCAAGGCAAGGCAAGGGAGGGGTAGGAAGGACAAGGCAAGTAAAGACAaggcaagggaggggaaagCAAGCAGAGTAAAGGAGGGGTTGGACTGAGAAAGGCAAGGCAAgggaggggcaggcagggcagggaaaggcagggaaaaggaggagtgCACAAGGCAAGGAATGGGAAGGGGAGGGGCAGGCAAGGCCAGGCAACAGAAGGcaaagagagcaggaaaggcaaaggagagGTAGGCAAAaccagggaagagaaggaaaaagaggtgTTCCTCTGGCAATGAATGAGGAGCCTGAACGATGAGGAGAGCATCTTTCACGGCTCCAGGCAGCTGTGGGATCTCTTGGAGAGAACAAAatgccctgcagggctcctccTGGAAAACATGGTGTGGATCCATGGTGTTGGACCCTCTCTTCCCACGCTGTGCTGGATCCCTGTGTTCAAACCGTGTCATGTGTCCTGCATGTGTTTTCTTGTGGCTGTCCTGTGCTTTTTGCAGGTCCCTGGCGCAGGGTGTGTGCCCCTGGTCCCCTCACCCCGAGGATGCCAGCCAAGAGCAATGGTGTgcacagctccccaggcaaCCACGAGCCCGGGGGTgacacggaggggacagggcTCAGCACCAGGtcaggctgctccctgctttgCTTGAGGGAggccctgctggggcagggcagggaaaggcctggcatgggcagggctgtggtgccCAGTCTCTGCTGCCAGCTTCCTCCAGTGTGcctggcagtggcagtgccatgGTGGCACAGAGTGGATGTGatccccctttttccccactGCAGGACCAGTTCAACCCAGGATGGcaccagctcagagctgcagagaggagccagCCTGCACGGGGGGGAGCAGAGAGCTGACCACGCTTTCCGAGGCCAGGGAGCCTTGGCCAGGTACTTGTGTGTGCCCCTGGCATGGCGTGAGCCCTTTGTGCCTGGCCTTAGCACTGGGGCCTTCTGTGGGGTGAGGATCCCCTTCTGCTGGATGGAATTCATGGGATGCGGGGATGAGCATCTGTAAATGCTGCTCTTTGTGCCTCAGTGCCCGTGCAGAGGGTTTTGGTAGGGGATGGCTTCACCCCCACTGGGCTCAGAggctcctttccctgcaggcaGCCTCCCTGTGCCTCAGTGACCCACAGATTCCTCCTATTCCTGtgggagggacagcaggactGGGGTAGAACTTGTGGAACTCTGTCAGGGTGGTTTCTATTGCTTGTGTAGTTTTGGTCCCActaaaaaggtaaaaaagaaagCTTGAGAGGGAGCTGCAAGAgttttcttcccagctgcagctcccctgaTGACTGTGAGGCTGTTGCTTTGCCCTTGCTCCGTTCAGAACTCTGGCTGTGCCTGTCTCCCCTGTCCAGGATGGTCCGGCTGGTGCTGGTGCTCAGGGACTGGGCCAACAAGAGCCTGCacgaggagcagcagaggccaGACCCCTTCCTGGAGCGTTTTCAAGGCCCCGAGCTCCTGACAGTGGCTGCAGGCGCTGGCGACGAGCTTGAGGATGAGGAGACTGAGAAGTTAAACAAAAAGTAGGGTCCCTTTCCTGTGGCCCCAGCCGTCCTCGGCTGGGGATCAGCTGTGCGTGGAGCTCGGGGGCTCCCAGTGGGgatgggaaagaaggaagaggggTGGAGTGGTGGGAAGggtccctcctgccctctccagcccctctcttggcagccagcctggctctgctgggctgtttTGCTGACACACAGGACCTGGGGACTGTCCCTGTGGAAAAGACCCTCAGCCATGGGGTCTTCTCCCTCCTGGTCCACGCCCTGGTGGGAAACACATCAGACCTCCCCAGTTTCATACCAGTCCCACGCCGGGGTTGTTTCTGGAGCCAGCCCCAGGTCTGTAATAAGATGCAGCTGGAGCTTGTGCATATGAGGGGCTGGACACAAGCCGAGGGATGCAGGACTCCACACAGCAATCGCTGCATCCCACCCAGGAGCCACAAAACTGGGATTTGCCACTCTCATTCATCACCTACAGGATGAAGGGAGTGTGTTTGCTGCCTGTGCCCCCACAAAGAGCAGCTTTCTGAAAAGGCTCTTTCAAATCCAGCCCTTTCATCTCCTCAGCTCACACTCCTGGTGAGAAGCAATAAcctggcttttcttttgctggCTAATTAGAGGGCAAAGCTCACAGACTACTCTGGACCCTACCATGATACATGGTAATTAAAACACCaagaaataattgttttctgtCGGAGAAGAATAATCTGAGCTTTGCATCTGGGTCTTTGCTAGTAATGgaagaaaatgctgttctgtCCTGTGAGGTTGAGGGGAGCTTGTTCACGACTAGAAGGAACTGAAGCGTGCTGTGAAAGGGCTGCTCGGTGCCAGTGGGTTCTGGGGATACAGTGGGAACTTCTGGGGTTTTCTAGGGCCTCAGCTCCACAGGTAAGAAGAGCCTCAAGTCTGGTAATCCCACACGTGAGCTGCTGCTCAAGGCTCCATGGCTCCAAAGCCTTTGGGAAGAGGCAGATGATTATTCCCTCTTCCTGGGTTATCAGAGCCCTGTTtttccagccctggccctgctgtcaGTGTTACATCAGTGATTCTGGCCCCCTGTCACGGCAGCACTGGTGATTTAAAGCTGGAATTACCAACATCATTAACAGCATTACTGAGGTTGTCGATGGTTGTgggtgctggctgcaggggagTCAGAGCTTCCCCTGTGGCACTGCTGTATGTCCTAGGGAGCAGAGTCCCTTTCTCAAAAAACAAACGTTCAAGCTGCACTTTCTGGTTAAAAATAAGCCCTTTTAATGGCAGGCTGGATCACCACTTGTCTGTGGGTGCACAGAGGGTGAACATGAGGGACTGGGGCTGGCTTTGAGCCGAGTGCCAGTCCCCAGACTCTGGGCACTGCCTGTACTCCAGGGAAAGGAGACTTCCAAGCAGGGCTTCTGCCTTTGAAGCTGCCAGAAGTAATGGGGTGGACATGGGGAATCTGTTGGCAagtgggttgtttgtttttttttttttttttttctatcactgGAGGGAGTTTTGTATGTTCaaaagctgggagggagggaaggagggagagaatgTTTTCCCCACCAGGCTGCTATAAGCCTATCAGCCAGCCACGGAGTTTCTCTTCCCCAGCTTCTCCAGTGAATCTGGCAACTGGAGCACACACTTCTTATCTCAGAGTCCCAAGGCGAGCAGGATCAAACACTTGGGAGCAGTTCAAAGGCTGGAGCCCGGGCTGTGCAGACTGCAGGAGGCACAGGAGGTGCCAGCTGCCCCGGGGCCACTGCTCTGGGGCTTgggcagcccctcctggtgctgccGCTGATCTGCAGCACGCTCTCCTTCCTGCTTCAATTACTCTTCTCTTCAGATCTGCCTGGCACCGGTCCCTTCCTCGCCTGGGAGGAGCAATGTCGTGAACATCACGAGAACTTTTCTGATCCCCCTTTTCCAACATCTGTTCCTGACTCTGCCACTGGGGCGCTGCGTCACGTGGGCCACCTGCTTTGCCTTACCATCCCTCAGTTTCCTCTTCTGCTGCATTCTCGGCTCAGTTTTAGGGATAAAGGAACTTGAACAGTGCTGGGatttggcactgctgggattgGTCTTGGCTGACAGGCTGGCACccaagctgcagctctgctggaggcaCTGTGGTGCAAGGGATGAAGGACGCGGCTCACGTGGTTTGTTCCAACCCTGGTTTCCACATacactgccagctctggctcttctctctgcttccaGGAGGAAATGGCTCTTCTTTGTGCTGGACCCTGCAGGGGACTGGTATTACCACTGGCTGGCTGTGATTGCAGTTCCTGTCCTCTATAACTGGTGCCTGCTCGTAGCCAGGTGAGCTGGGAGGTTGTAGGGGTCCTGCCTCCTCTGACCCTCCTGATCACCTGGTTCTTGTGGCTCAACCAGCATCAATCTGACActggtggtgctggggctggggggcatGAAATGAAAGAGACCCTCCCCCATCACTGCGAATTCTGGCCCACCGGGAAAGGGCCATGGTTTCAGGGTCCTTTGGAAGGTGGTGTCACGATGTTGCTTTACCTCCATCAAGGGAGGGCAGATTTTTCAGAGCAGGGAGTTTAAGTTCCTAGAAGAGGAGCGCCCCGTGGCCAAGCTCTGTTGCAGAGTTGGGCGCCTCAGGATCAGCCTGCATTCAGCAGTAATAGTTAGAGAAGATGTGGGGATTTCTGGTCTCACACCCCGTTTGATGACCTTCCTCCAGGGCTTGCTTCACTGACCTGCAAAAGACCTATTTTGTGCTGTGGCTGGTGTTAGATTACATCTCAGATGCCCTCTACCTCGGGGACACAGTGATCCGCCTGCACACaggtgagcaggagcagcatcctGGCTTTCCTTTAATCCCTTACCAGTGGAGATGGGCTGCAAGGGACAGGCCTAATCCACAGTTCCATTAGAAGGAGGGGTTTGCCTACCTTGGCGTTCACCAGTATGAAGCAGTCTCTAGAGAAAGAACCTAATTAGGAGATCTGAGAAATGAAGCAAGTTTCAATATGAAAGATTAATCATCCCAGCTTTCAACTTCACCTTTGAATAATTGTACAAAATTACCTGCATTACTATTAGTATTCGGGCATAGTTGAAGGTCTGTATCTCTGATTTTGCATCAGTTCAGCTAATGAATTATCTGCATGGAAAAATGGTAGAATTTAATGTTCTCGGAAGGCAGCGCTTGGCCGTACGTTTTCTGTCAGTACTGCAATAATTCATGATCTGGAGGATGGAAACCTTTGGGTTCCTTTTTCTTCATGGCAACAGACGAAATCCCTGAGTTATATCTTTGGGTGGCTTTTGCCAGATGAAGGCTTTGAGCCTTCATAACAAACTGAGTAGGGCAGGAACTGGTAATATTTGGGTGACCCTGTGCATTTATGCACACAAATCCATAGCATACCACAGGCTATTGCTCAGGCACTCACAAAACCTGCAGAAAAGTCAGACTTTAACCAAGATAATTCTGTAATTTGCTTCTCTTTAGGATTCTTGGAACAGGGCCTCCTGGTTAAGGACCTGAAGAAGTTACGGCGTAACTACATCCACACGCTCCAGTTCAAGCTGGATGTTCTCTCCACCCTGCCCACAGACCTGGCCTATTTTTGGGTGGGACTGCACTGCCCTGAGCTGCGTTTCAACAGGCTGCTGCGCTTCTCCCGCATGTTTGAGTTCTTTGACAGGACTGAGACCAGAACCAGCCACCCCAACATCTTCCGCATCAGCAACTTGGTTCTTTACATCCTGGTCATCATCCACTGGAACGCCTGCATTTATTATGCCATCTCCAAGGCCATAGGCTTCGGGGAGGACAGCTGGGTCTATCCCAATGTCACAGACCCTGAGTACGGGTATCTGACCCGGGAGTACGTCTACTGTCTTTACTGGTCTACGCTGACTCTGACCACCATTGGGGAGACCCCTCCGCCCGTGCGGGATGAAGAGTACCTCTTCGTGATCTTTGACTTCCTCATCGGCGTCCTCATCTTCGCCACCATCGTGGGGAACGTGGGGTCCATGATATCCAACATGAACGCCACCAGGGCGGAGTTCCAGGCCAAAATCGACGCCGTCAAACACTACATGCAGTTCCGCAAGGTGAGCAAAGACTTGGAAACCAAAGTCATCAAGTGGTTCGACTACCTGTGGACCAACAAGAAGGCAGTAGACGAACGGGAGGTCCTCAAGAACCTCCCTGATAAGTTAAGGGCAGAGATTGCCATCAACGTGCACCTGGAGACACTGAAGAAGGTGAGGATTTTCCAGAATTGCGaggcagggctgctggtggagctggtgCTGAAGCTTCGCCCTCAGGTGTTCAGCCCGGGGGATTACGTGTGCCGCAAAGGGGACATCGGGAAGGAGATGTACATCATCAAGGAGGGCAAGCTGGCCGTGGTGGCGGATGACGGGATGACACAGTATGCTTTGCTCACTGCAGGGGGCTGCTTTGGTGAGATCAGCATCCTCAACATCAAAGGGAGCAAAATGGGCAACAGGCGCACAGCCAACATCCGCAGCCTGGGCTACTCTGATCTCTTCTGCCTGTCTAAGGAAGATCTCATGGAGGCAGTCACAGAGTATCCCGATGCCAAAAGGATCTTGGAGGAGCGCGGCCGGGAGATCCTAATCAAGGAAGGGCTGCTGGATGAGTCAGCTGCAGAGGAAAGCACAGAAGGGAAGAGCatggaggagaggctggacagGGTGGCCTCGAACCTGGACGTGCTGCacacccgctttggccagcTCCTGACTGAGTACAGTGATGCCCAGATGAAGCTCAAGCGGCGCATCACTGCTCTGGAGTCCAAGATGAGGCAGGAGGAACTGGAGGATTTCTTCTCTGATAGCTCAGACAGTCTGTTTGAGGATGAGGAGAAAGCTTCACCTGGTGGGATGCAGTGAGGGGGAACAGAGTCAGCCGGATGATGTCTGACCTGGTGCTGAGGCAGTGTTGGCTGTTTCACAAGGCAGACCCTGTGGCTGCCTTGCCAGGGCCTCTTCTCAGGTCCTtagcactgctgctggcactgccttcATGGCAGCCCCTGAGGTGGCTCCAAATCAGGGGATTGTCTCGGCTCCTCCTCTGACCTGTCACTTTTTCATTGCCTTTTGGGTTCAGCCTTTCTAACTCGCTTCAGGTAATCAGTCCTCAGTGAGTGTCTGCAAACACTGCCAACCCAGTCTGCACCCAGAAACTCTTTACCCACAAGATCCCCAAACTCAGCTAAGACAGACCAAACTGTGCCTCTGACATCTGTAGATGGGCAGGCCTGCCTgggtcactgtcactgtcctgcTCACCACCCTTGCTGAGGCTGGGCACGGAGCTGGCAGGGCCTGCAGCCGCTGCCTCCTGCCAGcctctctctcctgctgtttGGTGCTGTCAGGGGGCACCTGGTGCAGGTGGCTTGGTGCCCTGAGCACTGCACCTTCCTGGGGACAGCGTTCCCAAGCCCTCCTGCTGTGGAAGCAGTGTGCTTGCCATTTGGGCTGTGGATGCCTTGGATGACGAGTGCAATGCAGAGGTGCAGTGCTTCGAGCAGGAGTCCGACGGAGAGcgtctctctcctctctctaaTGGCAGCCAGATGTGCCAGGACGGGTTTGACTGAAAGACATGTTTTTAAGGAACAAAGCCATGGTGGGAGCCAACTGTGCCCATATTTGCTTGGCTGTGGGTAGCTCAGAGGGAGTgcagaacacatttattttcttaggcAGGGGGTTTTCTTGTACTCGGTGGGAGTTTTGGGGCTTTGCAGGCTGCAGAGGCCCCCGCCTTCCAGAGGAGAGATGAGTGGCAGAGCCACAGGGACACGTGTGAGGGTGGAAACGTGGCACCACTGCAAGAGCCAGCAAAgcactgccaggctctgctgcagccgTGGGGGCTCCATGGTGTGAGTGTGGAGCGGGGGACAGTGCAGGAACAGCGCCCAAACccctgcaagcagcagcagcaccagtgcaAGCAGCAGTGTCACCCATGCctcagggcacagggcaggtgcTGGGACTGGAGGATGACACCTCACTTCTTGGGTCTGGGCCTGTGCACCCGTGGGGTGGGCTTGGGCTGGTTTCCAAGCACGGAAATATTTGGGGAGAAGGGAATTCATGTTCTGGGTCAAACTGAGCCAAGAGTTTGGCTGAAATGATGGGAGGACACACAGGGAAATATCAATCCAGAAGGGTCCACAGTGGAAAACTGAGGgtatttcctttgttctttctttccctccaaTCCAAAACTGCCTCTCTGCATTTCATAGgaacattttccatttaaaaataatcgCCTTGCTTTTTGGGATTGTGGGAGTAGGAATGGTTACATTATCAAAATTAGAAATTGGGGTAAGAATAAAAGTTTTTCATCATTAAACTGTagctcttctgttttccttttatgatCAAGATGCTCTTGGCTGAAGTCAGCGTGGTTGCAGTTCTGCTACTCCTTATACTGCCACGAGCCGCAGCTCCTAGATTCCCCCTTTCCTGGGAGCATTGGTCATGGATTTGCAGCTGGCTCTTTGCAGAGCCTGCCCTGAAGAACCGCCCTTTACCCCGCACcgccccttctcctcctgcacctCCCGTTCTCCTCCCGCACCTCCCGTTCTCCTCCTGCACCTCCCGTTCTCCCCGCACCGCCCGTTCCCTCCCGCACCTCCCGTTCTCCTCCTGCACCTCCCGTTCCCTCCCGCACCTCCCGTTCTCCTCCTGCACCTCCCGTTCTCCTCCCGCACCTCCCGTTCTCCTCCTGCACCTCCCGTTCTCCTCCCGCACCTCCCGTTCTCCTCCTGCACCTCCCGTTCCCTCCTGCACCTCCCGTTCTCCCTCCCGCACCTCCCGTTCTCCCTCCCGCACCGCCCATTCTTCTCCTGCACCTCCCGTTCCCTCCTGCACCTCCCGTTCTCCCTCCCGCACCTCCCGTTCTCCTCCTGCACCTCCCGTTCTCCCTGCACCTCTCGTTCTCCCCCCCCGCACTgcccgttccccgttcccgtttCCCGTTCCTGTTCCCCATTCCCCGTTTCTGTTCCCCATCccccgttccccgttcccgttccccgttccccgttcccgttccccgttccccgttcccgttccccgttccccgttcccgttccccgttcccgttccccgttcccgttccccgttcccgttctcgttccccgttcccgttcccgttctccgttccccgttcccgttcccgttccccgttccccgttcccgttccccgttccccgttccccgttcccgttcccgttcccgttccccgttctcgttccccgttcccgttctcgttccccgttcccgttcccgttccccgttccccgttcccgttcccgttccccgttccccgttcccgttccccgttccccgttccccgttcccgttcccgttccccgttccccgttccccgttcccgttcccgttccccgttcccgttccccgttcccgttcccgttccccgttccccgttccccgttcccgttcccgttccccgttcccgttccccgttccccgttcccgttccccgttcccgttcccgttccccgttccccgttcccgttcccgttccccaGCCCGGCGCTGCGGGGCGGCTGCGGGTGCTGCGGGCGGGCGGCAGAGGGCGCTGTGGGCCGCGGAACCGCCGCGCCCGCGCGGGACCCTCCGGGCCGGAGCCTCCGTGAGAGAGAGGGGACCCCAAAGAGAGAGGGGACCccaaagagagagaggggacCCCAATGAGAGAGAGGACCCCAATGAGAGAGGGGACCCCAGTGAGAGAGAGGGGACCCCAGTGAGAGAGGGGACCCCAAAGAGAGAGGGGACCCCAATGAGAGAGGGGACCCCAAAGAGAGAGGGGACCCCAGTGAGAGAGGGGACCCCAATGAGAGAGAGGGGACCCCAAAGAGAGAGGGGACCCCAAAGAGAGAGGGGACCCCAGTGAGAGAGAGGGGACCCCAATGAGAGAGGGGACCCCAATGAGAGAGAGGGGACCCCAGTGAGAGAGAGGGGACCCCAAAGAGAGAGGGGACCCCAATGAGAGAGAGGGGACCCCAGTGAGAGAGAGGGGACCCCAGTGAGAGGGGGAAACCCCCCAGTGAGAGAGAGGGGACCCCAATGAGAGAGAGGGGACCCCAATGAGAGAGAGGGGACCCCCATGAGAGAGGGGACCCCAAAGAGAGAGGGGACCCCAAAGAGAGAGGGGACCCCAATGAGAGAGAGGGGACCCCAGTGAGAGAGGGGACCCCAGTGAGACAGAGGGGACCCCAGTGAGAGAGAGGGGACCCCAGTGAGAGAGAGGGGACCCTCAGTGCGCCATCCCCGGGCGGGCAGGGGGACTGTGTGCGGGAGACTCTGTGCGGGACCGTCCTCGCAGGAGCATCTTTGCGGCCGGGACGCTCCGTGGGGGCGAGGGGACCGTCCGGGCAGGACCCTCCTTGCGAGCGGGCGGGACCCTGCATGCGGGACCCTCGGTGCGGGCTCGCAGCCCCTCGGCGCGGAGAGCCGAGCCTTTGGCAACGCCACCACGAGTGTTTCTCGCTCCCCTTCCCCCGCCCAGCGCCTCGTGGGtgcccctgcccggccccagCGCAGCTCCTGCCGCGGGTCGGGAGCTGCTGGCGGCTGAGCGGGGTCCGAGGGAGCTCTGCTTTACTCCCGGGGATGGGCAGAAAAA
The sequence above is a segment of the Vidua chalybeata isolate OUT-0048 chromosome 14, bVidCha1 merged haplotype, whole genome shotgun sequence genome. Coding sequences within it:
- the LOC128795315 gene encoding LOW QUALITY PROTEIN: cyclic nucleotide-gated olfactory channel-like (The sequence of the model RefSeq protein was modified relative to this genomic sequence to represent the inferred CDS: inserted 1 base in 1 codon); translation: MTVRLLLCPCSVQNSGCACLPXSRMVRLVLVLRDWANKSLHEEQQRPDPFLERFQGPELLTVAAGAGDELEDEETEKLNKKRKWLFFVLDPAGDWYYHWLAVIAVPVLYNWCLLVARACFTDLQKTYFVLWLVLDYISDALYLGDTVIRLHTGFLEQGLLVKDLKKLRRNYIHTLQFKLDVLSTLPTDLAYFWVGLHCPELRFNRLLRFSRMFEFFDRTETRTSHPNIFRISNLVLYILVIIHWNACIYYAISKAIGFGEDSWVYPNVTDPEYGYLTREYVYCLYWSTLTLTTIGETPPPVRDEEYLFVIFDFLIGVLIFATIVGNVGSMISNMNATRAEFQAKIDAVKHYMQFRKVSKDLETKVIKWFDYLWTNKKAVDEREVLKNLPDKLRAEIAINVHLETLKKVRIFQNCEAGLLVELVLKLRPQVFSPGDYVCRKGDIGKEMYIIKEGKLAVVADDGMTQYALLTAGGCFGEISILNIKGSKMGNRRTANIRSLGYSDLFCLSKEDLMEAVTEYPDAKRILEERGREILIKEGLLDESAAEESTEGKSMEERLDRVASNLDVLHTRFGQLLTEYSDAQMKLKRRITALESKMRQEELEDFFSDSSDSLFEDEEKASPGGMQ